One genomic region from Granulimonas faecalis encodes:
- the rbr gene encoding rubrerythrin, whose amino-acid sequence MPTIDFNESQTKKNLEIAFAGESQAAMKYSYYAKQAAKDGYVQIGDIFSETSGNESIHAKLWFKYLHGGHVPDTMTNLKDAASGENYEWTEMYAEFAKVAKEEGFSEIAAKFKLVGDIEKTHEERYNKLVDRIENGEVFSRGDTTVWQCLKCGYLHVGPTAPEVCPVCGHPQSYFQQRAVNY is encoded by the coding sequence ATGCCTACCATCGACTTCAATGAGTCCCAGACCAAGAAGAACCTGGAGATCGCCTTCGCCGGCGAGTCCCAGGCCGCGATGAAGTACAGCTACTACGCCAAGCAGGCCGCCAAGGACGGGTACGTCCAGATCGGCGACATCTTCTCCGAGACCTCCGGCAACGAGTCCATCCACGCCAAGCTCTGGTTCAAGTACCTTCACGGCGGTCACGTGCCCGACACCATGACCAACCTCAAGGACGCCGCCTCCGGCGAGAACTACGAGTGGACCGAGATGTACGCCGAGTTCGCCAAGGTCGCCAAGGAGGAGGGCTTCTCCGAGATCGCCGCCAAGTTCAAGCTCGTCGGCGACATCGAGAAGACCCACGAGGAGCGCTACAACAAGCTCGTCGACCGCATCGAGAACGGCGAGGTCTTCTCCCGCGGCGACACCACCGTGTGGCAGTGCCTCAAGTGCGGTTACCTGCACGTGGGCCCCACCGCCCCCGAGGTCTGCCCCGTCTGCGGCCACCCGCAGTCCTACTTCCAGCAGCGCGCCGTCAACTACTAA
- the glgB gene encoding 1,4-alpha-glucan branching protein GlgB, whose protein sequence is MGATEHTITKDDLYLLAKGDWNRSWEKMGAHRATVDGRDGYTFAVWAPGVRKVTVIGEFNEWNIEADPLTETPNGGVWQGFVPGAAEGQLYKFYILCDDGSEQYKADPYAFWSECPPGTASRLADLSGHVWKDGLWMGRRGRTDHFKRPLNIYEVHLGSWRRHDDGLDGLGTGEGGGSYLTYDELSEELVSYVADMGYTHIELMPVMEHPFDGSWGYQTTGYYAPTARYGDPCAFMNFVDRCHQANIGVILDWVPGGFCRDIQGLVHFNGHKLYEKEEHPNWGTYKFDYARGEVRTFLTSNALFWLEAYHADGIRMDGVTSMLYLNFGVDDPSQKKFNEKGTEEDLVAIDFVRHVNETVGKYHPDAMMMAEESTAWPLVTRPAEVGGLGFHYKWDMGWMNDTLNYCKTDFPYRPGNHNLLTFSMMYAYSENYVLPLSHDEVVHGKASLIQRQPGDWWRQFAGLRNLAFYQMTHPGAKLNFMGNEIAQFIEWRYYEGIQWFLTDEYDTHRKFQHFVRELNRFFRDNKGLWQHNYDEGGFEWIDADNSEQSIVSYVRHGDRPVDDRVVVINFDPATHEEFRLGVPREGNYVEVFNTDAVEFGGSGVINEGTLVSTPTATDRCEDSIVLRVPPLAGVVLKRTGKSSYVAPKPKAAPRKAAPKKVAPAKKAPAKKAPAKAAAEKPAASKPAVKKDGAPKPAPKAAAPKAEAAKKAEPVASVAEARVKKAAASAAKAAPAAKKAPVKKTAAKKPSKRSTKR, encoded by the coding sequence ATGGGCGCCACCGAACACACCATCACCAAAGACGACCTTTACCTGCTGGCCAAGGGCGACTGGAACCGCAGCTGGGAGAAGATGGGTGCCCACAGGGCCACCGTCGACGGCCGGGACGGCTACACCTTCGCCGTGTGGGCCCCCGGCGTCCGCAAGGTCACCGTCATCGGCGAGTTCAACGAGTGGAACATCGAGGCCGACCCCCTGACCGAGACCCCTAACGGCGGCGTGTGGCAGGGCTTCGTCCCCGGCGCCGCCGAGGGCCAGCTGTACAAGTTCTACATCCTGTGCGACGACGGCTCCGAGCAGTACAAGGCCGACCCCTACGCCTTCTGGAGCGAGTGCCCCCCGGGAACCGCCTCCCGCCTCGCCGACCTCTCCGGCCACGTGTGGAAGGACGGCCTGTGGATGGGCCGCCGCGGCCGTACGGACCACTTCAAGCGCCCCCTCAACATCTACGAGGTGCACCTGGGCTCCTGGAGGCGCCACGACGACGGCCTCGACGGCCTCGGCACCGGTGAGGGCGGCGGCTCCTACCTCACCTACGACGAGCTCTCCGAGGAGCTCGTGAGCTACGTGGCCGACATGGGCTACACCCACATCGAGCTCATGCCCGTCATGGAGCACCCCTTCGACGGCTCCTGGGGCTACCAGACCACCGGCTACTACGCCCCCACCGCCCGCTACGGCGACCCCTGCGCCTTCATGAACTTCGTGGACAGGTGCCACCAGGCCAACATCGGCGTCATCCTCGACTGGGTGCCCGGCGGCTTCTGCCGCGACATCCAGGGCCTCGTGCACTTCAACGGCCACAAGCTCTACGAGAAGGAGGAGCACCCCAACTGGGGCACCTACAAGTTCGACTACGCCCGCGGCGAGGTGCGCACCTTCCTGACCTCCAACGCCCTGTTCTGGCTCGAGGCCTACCACGCCGACGGCATCCGCATGGACGGCGTGACCTCCATGCTGTACCTGAACTTCGGCGTCGACGACCCCTCCCAGAAGAAGTTCAACGAGAAGGGCACCGAGGAGGACCTCGTCGCCATCGACTTCGTGCGCCACGTCAACGAGACCGTGGGCAAGTACCACCCCGACGCCATGATGATGGCCGAGGAGTCCACCGCGTGGCCCCTCGTGACCCGTCCCGCCGAGGTGGGTGGCCTGGGCTTCCACTACAAGTGGGACATGGGCTGGATGAACGACACCCTCAACTACTGCAAGACCGACTTCCCGTACCGCCCCGGCAACCACAACCTGCTCACGTTCTCGATGATGTACGCCTACTCCGAGAACTACGTCCTGCCGCTGTCACACGACGAGGTCGTGCACGGCAAGGCGTCCCTCATCCAGCGCCAACCCGGTGACTGGTGGCGCCAGTTCGCCGGCCTGCGCAACCTCGCCTTCTACCAGATGACCCACCCCGGCGCCAAGCTCAACTTCATGGGCAACGAGATCGCCCAGTTCATCGAGTGGCGCTACTACGAGGGCATCCAGTGGTTCCTCACCGACGAGTACGACACCCACCGCAAGTTCCAGCACTTCGTCCGCGAGCTCAACCGCTTCTTCCGCGACAACAAGGGCCTCTGGCAGCACAACTACGACGAGGGCGGCTTCGAGTGGATCGACGCCGACAACAGCGAGCAGTCCATCGTCTCCTACGTGCGCCACGGCGACCGCCCCGTGGACGACCGCGTGGTGGTCATCAACTTCGACCCGGCCACCCACGAGGAGTTCCGCCTCGGCGTGCCGCGCGAGGGCAACTACGTGGAGGTCTTCAACACCGACGCCGTGGAGTTCGGCGGCTCCGGCGTGATCAACGAGGGCACCCTCGTCTCCACGCCCACGGCCACCGACCGCTGCGAGGACTCCATCGTCCTGCGCGTGCCGCCCCTGGCCGGCGTGGTGCTCAAGCGCACCGGCAAGTCGTCCTACGTTGCCCCCAAGCCCAAGGCGGCGCCTAGGAAGGCCGCTCCCAAGAAGGTCGCGCCCGCCAAGAAGGCTCCGGCCAAGAAGGCGCCCGCCAAGGCCGCGGCGGAGAAGCCCGCCGCCTCCAAGCCGGCCGTGAAGAAGGACGGGGCCCCCAAGCCCGCGCCCAAGGCCGCCGCGCCCAAGGCCGAGGCCGCCAAGAAGGCCGAGCCCGTCGCCTCCGTCGCCGAGGCCCGCGTGAAGAAGGCCGCAGCCTCCGCCGCCAAGGCCGCCCCCGCCGCCAAGAAGGCTCCAGTCAAGAAAACGGCCGCCAAGAAGCCGTCCAAGCGCTCCACCAAGCGCTAG
- the recR gene encoding recombination mediator RecR, with amino-acid sequence MGAPSPSPDGDRRALTRLLDELGRLPGIGPKSAQRIAYHLLSVDGEEARRLAQAVLDVKRLVHFCPVCFSYATGDVCDVCADPSRDRSSICVVAEPRDVSAIERTGVYHGLYHVLGGVVSPMDKVGPEQLHVRELMARLSSDEVAEVILATNPDVEGETTATYLARTIRPLGVKVTRLASGLPVGGELEYADEVTLGRAIEARRMA; translated from the coding sequence CTGGGCGCCCCCTCACCATCACCCGACGGCGACCGCCGTGCGCTCACGCGGCTCCTCGACGAGCTCGGACGCCTGCCCGGCATCGGCCCCAAGTCGGCCCAGCGCATCGCCTACCACCTGCTGTCGGTGGACGGCGAGGAGGCCCGGCGCCTCGCCCAGGCCGTCCTCGACGTCAAACGCCTCGTGCACTTCTGCCCCGTGTGCTTCTCGTACGCCACGGGCGACGTCTGCGACGTCTGCGCCGACCCCTCGCGCGACCGCTCCTCCATCTGTGTGGTGGCGGAGCCGCGCGATGTCTCGGCCATCGAGCGCACCGGCGTCTACCACGGCCTCTACCACGTGCTGGGCGGTGTCGTCTCGCCCATGGACAAGGTGGGTCCCGAGCAGCTCCACGTGCGCGAGCTCATGGCCCGGCTCTCCTCCGACGAGGTGGCCGAGGTGATCCTCGCCACCAACCCCGACGTGGAGGGCGAGACCACCGCCACCTACCTGGCTCGCACCATCCGCCCCCTGGGCGTCAAGGTGACGCGCCTGGCCTCGGGCCTGCCCGTGGGCGGCGAGCTGGAGTATGCCGACGAGGTCACCCTCGGCAGGGCCATCGAGGCCCGCCGCATGGCCTGA
- a CDS encoding HAD family hydrolase, whose product MASVDDSGTSRRGEAVAPKARLAVFDYDGTIISAQSGTQFTKYLLLNGYISPLSALKVILWGARYTLHLPHDQAAVRGYLVNDLDRLTRAQILEIMGRFHDDVLTRFYRPAALEQVRACREDGCVCVLVSATFHGIAQAAARHIGMDAFLATRMAVNGEGHMTGAVDGEVVEGAGKCRAVTRWADGRFGPDNWVVEYAFGDHHSDEEMLSLARHPYAVDPGRSLRSVAKRRGWPVLLWE is encoded by the coding sequence GTGGCCAGTGTTGACGACAGCGGCACCAGTCGACGGGGTGAGGCCGTCGCGCCCAAGGCGCGCTTGGCCGTCTTCGACTACGACGGCACCATCATCTCGGCCCAGTCGGGCACCCAGTTCACCAAGTACCTGCTGCTCAACGGCTACATCAGCCCGCTCTCGGCCCTCAAGGTGATACTCTGGGGCGCCCGCTACACCCTGCATCTCCCGCACGACCAGGCGGCCGTGCGCGGCTACCTGGTGAACGACCTCGACCGCCTCACCAGGGCCCAGATCCTGGAGATCATGGGCCGCTTCCACGACGACGTCCTCACGCGTTTCTACCGCCCCGCCGCCCTCGAGCAGGTGCGTGCCTGCCGAGAGGACGGGTGCGTGTGCGTGCTGGTCTCGGCCACCTTCCACGGCATCGCCCAGGCCGCCGCGCGCCATATCGGCATGGACGCGTTCCTCGCCACCCGCATGGCCGTGAACGGGGAAGGCCACATGACCGGCGCCGTGGACGGCGAGGTGGTGGAGGGTGCGGGCAAGTGCCGCGCCGTGACCCGCTGGGCCGACGGGCGCTTCGGCCCGGACAACTGGGTGGTGGAGTACGCCTTCGGCGACCACCATTCCGACGAGGAGATGCTCTCCCTCGCCCGGCACCCCTACGCCGTGGACCCCGGCCGCTCCCTGCGCTCGGTGGCCAAGCGCCGCGGATGGCCGGTGCTACTGTGGGAGTGA
- a CDS encoding FtsX-like permease family protein, protein MLVKIALGNVRRSLRDYAVYFVTIALGVAVFYAFNTIGVQGEFLSGSASETLLFIADLLHGLTYGLAVVLGFLMVYANNFLVRRRKEEFGLYQILGMTRGQVGLIMAVETLVASVAAFLVGLVLGLFASQLLVFVSAALFNETVKEFRFIVSGDALVTVASCFAVTFVVMLLFNLRTISRLRLVELVRGGRANESVRLRRPVLSAVALVVSVALIVWAYQRLLTMGFPVMLGSTTGEDGQANLQFAITTAMVTAGTFLLFWALPTVLVKGAESLRHFYLRDLHMFTVRQVASRINSSSAAMGVTAMVLFLAVTSVTTGMALATSLNDSLLRCSPYTASVNAFYFDSGNIQAYSSEGNGQAFAEATAPVDMAENYRRLGIDFDRFGVRTAQVNTYDQHVPGAPEGGTSLADVAKATGTMGFWKEYNLADVAADTYPVLEPLSSYNASRQLLGMEPVSLDEGSMIVTTDSPSTFGRFWDQVAASALPVSVAGRDLTVQEVVTDESAALFDSGVSQNIGTLVVPDDMVVGLAPATSFLQFMAPDDQVGAFDEYFDENSLPASALLARGESDADVERANWLMDDGRAVGTFTYSSTFAYQRESSGSLTGLVGYMAVYIGFVLVMSVAAVLAIQMLSGVADSAGRYRLLNELGCPRGLQNRSLLSQVLFYFLLPLAVGVAHSAVALTKVGEIVSLVTPFDIVGATAAGALVFVVVYGGYMAVCWALSAGTVHRTVSEARR, encoded by the coding sequence ATGCTCGTTAAGATCGCCCTCGGCAACGTCCGCCGTTCCCTGCGCGACTATGCCGTCTACTTCGTCACCATCGCCCTGGGCGTGGCGGTCTTCTACGCCTTCAACACCATCGGGGTCCAGGGGGAGTTCCTGTCCGGGTCGGCCAGCGAGACCCTGCTCTTCATTGCCGACCTGCTCCACGGCCTCACCTATGGCCTGGCGGTGGTCCTAGGGTTCCTCATGGTCTACGCCAACAACTTCCTCGTGCGTCGCCGCAAGGAGGAGTTCGGACTCTACCAGATCCTGGGCATGACCCGCGGCCAGGTGGGCCTCATCATGGCGGTGGAGACCCTGGTGGCCTCCGTGGCCGCCTTCCTGGTGGGGCTCGTGCTGGGGCTCTTCGCCTCGCAGCTCCTGGTCTTCGTCTCGGCGGCCTTGTTCAACGAGACGGTCAAGGAGTTCCGCTTCATCGTCTCCGGGGACGCCCTCGTCACCGTGGCCTCCTGCTTCGCCGTCACCTTCGTGGTCATGCTCCTGTTCAACCTGCGCACCATCTCGCGCCTGCGCCTGGTGGAGCTCGTGCGGGGCGGCAGGGCCAACGAGTCGGTGCGCCTCAGGCGCCCGGTGCTTTCCGCCGTGGCCCTGGTGGTGTCCGTGGCCCTCATCGTCTGGGCCTACCAGCGCCTGCTCACCATGGGCTTCCCCGTGATGCTGGGGAGCACGACGGGCGAGGACGGCCAGGCCAACCTGCAGTTCGCCATCACCACGGCCATGGTCACGGCCGGCACGTTCCTGCTGTTCTGGGCGCTGCCCACGGTGCTGGTCAAGGGGGCCGAGAGCCTCAGGCACTTCTACCTGCGCGACCTCCACATGTTCACCGTGCGTCAGGTGGCGAGCCGCATCAACTCCAGCTCGGCCGCCATGGGGGTCACGGCCATGGTGCTCTTCCTCGCCGTCACCTCGGTGACCACGGGTATGGCCCTGGCCACCTCCCTCAACGACTCGCTCCTGCGCTGCAGCCCCTACACCGCGTCGGTGAACGCCTTCTACTTCGATTCCGGCAACATCCAGGCGTACTCCTCCGAGGGCAACGGCCAGGCCTTCGCCGAGGCCACCGCCCCCGTGGACATGGCCGAGAACTACCGGCGCCTGGGCATCGACTTCGACCGGTTCGGGGTCCGCACGGCCCAGGTGAACACCTACGACCAGCACGTCCCCGGGGCGCCCGAGGGTGGCACGTCCCTGGCCGACGTCGCCAAGGCCACCGGCACCATGGGCTTCTGGAAGGAGTACAACCTCGCGGACGTCGCGGCCGACACCTACCCTGTCCTGGAGCCCCTTTCCAGCTACAACGCCTCCCGACAGCTCCTGGGCATGGAGCCGGTGTCCCTCGACGAGGGGTCCATGATCGTGACCACCGACAGCCCCTCCACCTTCGGTCGCTTCTGGGACCAGGTGGCCGCCTCGGCCCTGCCCGTCTCCGTGGCCGGCCGCGACCTCACCGTCCAGGAGGTGGTGACCGACGAGAGCGCCGCCCTGTTCGACTCCGGCGTCTCCCAGAACATCGGCACCCTCGTGGTCCCCGACGACATGGTGGTCGGCCTGGCCCCTGCCACGTCCTTCCTGCAGTTCATGGCCCCCGACGACCAGGTGGGGGCCTTCGACGAGTACTTCGACGAGAACTCCCTCCCCGCCTCGGCCCTGCTCGCCCGCGGCGAGTCCGACGCCGATGTGGAGCGGGCCAACTGGCTCATGGACGACGGCCGCGCTGTGGGCACCTTCACCTACTCCAGCACCTTCGCCTACCAGCGGGAGAGCTCGGGCAGCCTCACGGGCCTCGTGGGCTATATGGCGGTCTACATCGGTTTCGTGCTTGTGATGTCGGTGGCCGCGGTGCTCGCCATCCAGATGCTCTCCGGAGTGGCCGACTCGGCCGGGCGCTACCGTCTCCTCAACGAGCTGGGGTGCCCCCGGGGCCTCCAGAACCGCTCCCTGCTCAGCCAGGTGCTCTTCTACTTCCTGCTGCCCCTGGCCGTGGGCGTGGCCCACTCGGCGGTGGCCCTCACCAAGGTGGGCGAGATCGTCTCCTTGGTCACCCCCTTCGACATCGTGGGGGCCACGGCGGCCGGCGCCCTGGTGTTCGTGGTGGTCTACGGCGGCTACATGGCGGTGTGCTGGGCGCTTTCCGCCGGTACCGTGCACCGCACCGTGAGCGAGGCGCGCCGCTAG
- a CDS encoding ABC transporter ATP-binding protein has translation MSNVLEVRDLVKVYGGGLASATRALDGVSLTVAKGESVAIMGPSGSGKTTLLNCIATIDRPTSGEVVVDGTDVAHMRQRALADFRRTQLGFIFQDSNLLDTLTCRENIELPLTIARRKPSFIRERTEQVATSLNVSEVLDKYPYQVSGGQAQRIAACRAIVADPALVLADEPTGALDSKNSKVLLESFERLNRDYDTTILMVTHDAYAASYCHRVLFIRDGSLFTEVRRGDRDRQEFFAEVNRVISVMGGGDAR, from the coding sequence ATGTCCAACGTCCTCGAGGTCCGCGACCTGGTGAAGGTGTACGGGGGAGGCCTCGCCAGTGCCACCCGGGCCCTCGACGGGGTGAGCCTCACCGTCGCCAAGGGCGAGTCCGTGGCCATCATGGGCCCGTCCGGCTCCGGCAAGACCACCCTGCTCAACTGCATCGCCACCATCGACCGGCCCACCTCCGGCGAGGTGGTGGTGGACGGCACCGACGTCGCCCACATGCGCCAGCGCGCCCTGGCCGACTTCCGCCGCACCCAGCTGGGCTTCATCTTCCAGGACTCCAACCTCCTGGACACCCTCACCTGCCGCGAGAACATCGAGCTCCCGCTCACCATCGCCCGCCGCAAGCCGTCGTTCATCCGCGAGCGCACCGAGCAGGTGGCCACCTCCCTCAACGTCTCCGAGGTGCTCGACAAGTACCCCTACCAGGTGTCCGGCGGCCAGGCCCAGCGCATCGCCGCCTGCCGCGCCATCGTGGCCGACCCGGCCCTCGTGCTCGCCGACGAGCCCACGGGCGCCCTGGATTCCAAGAACTCCAAGGTGCTCCTCGAGTCGTTCGAGCGGCTCAACCGCGACTACGACACCACCATCCTCATGGTCACCCACGACGCCTACGCCGCCAGCTACTGCCACCGCGTGCTGTTCATCCGCGACGGCAGCCTCTTCACCGAGGTCCGCCGCGGAGACCGCGACCGCCAGGAGTTCTTCGCCGAGGTCAACCGCGTCATCTCGGTGATGGGGGGTGGCGATGCTCGTTAA
- a CDS encoding YbaB/EbfC family nucleoid-associated protein yields MAKNRMSRGGMPRGNMGGVNMNQLMQQAKKMQEQLAQAQDKAKELEVSASAGGGMVKVVASGDMQLKSIAIDPEALDPDDVELLQDMILAAVNDALNSASEAANSEVASATGLGGMDLGGMGIPGLF; encoded by the coding sequence ATGGCTAAGAACCGCATGTCCCGCGGCGGGATGCCCCGCGGCAACATGGGCGGCGTGAACATGAACCAGCTCATGCAGCAGGCCAAGAAGATGCAGGAGCAGCTCGCCCAGGCCCAGGACAAGGCCAAGGAGCTCGAGGTCTCCGCCAGCGCCGGCGGCGGCATGGTCAAGGTGGTCGCCTCGGGCGACATGCAGCTCAAGTCCATCGCCATCGACCCCGAGGCCCTCGACCCCGACGACGTCGAGCTGCTCCAGGACATGATCCTGGCCGCCGTCAACGACGCCCTCAACTCCGCCTCCGAGGCGGCCAACAGCGAGGTGGCCTCCGCCACCGGCCTTGGCGGCATGGACCTGGGCGGCATGGGCATCCCCGGCCTGTTCTAG
- the dnaX gene encoding DNA polymerase III subunit gamma/tau gives MESLYRKYRPQTFDDVVGQKTVVSTLERGVQSGGLGHAYLFCGPRGTGKTTLARILAKAVACDQGAGHLPDGTCDQCVAIAEGRHPDVHELDAASRTGVDAIREEIVNRVDFAPTVARQKVYIVDEVHMLTTAAFNALLKTLEEPPAHVVFVLCTTDPQKIPATILSRVQRFDFRSIDDADIRERLEYVCREEGFSAEPEAIDIVARHARGGMRDALSTLEQLSVFGDGSITAADARDLLGVADFAALDAAVAALASRDAAALLGLVAEQTSAGNDLLRFCDGLVGRLRDLYVAAVAGPVESLLGGTEGERAALVAQARTLGPAERISRCLDCLGSTALSMRTARSPRLTLEVAVSRLVRPETDMTVEALAERVAVLERALAGGAGAAPALRAGDGRSQAPAAAERNAAPQRAAAPQIAPAAEREARPASATAAARLAAAVPPRQPQAQAPQPAAQAAAKPALASAPTPAPKPTPQPTPAPPASAPTPAPAPKPATQAAPAPSATPTPGDPRLGAAWDTALSLLRQTSAPTHALLMNARPLSDDGHTLVIESPQAGFVQGLLGRPDVSQAVSQALSQTMGQRTVEVRAAGAPVGPAQGSPATAAPAPASRPAPQPSSRPTSPQVAPAPQASAPARPATPQSAPQAPSSASAPGAAVPPWEEASAATATAPAPPESDDDRVPLEAYGMAPTAGATEQPAGPAGQPAPASAPMPAPKPAAAAAVQQPAPAPRPPASSPQPTPPGLADPFVEAASRAAARPQAVDPSTLPPDQASAFELASSVFGEGVRVLPVEGDGPFGA, from the coding sequence ATGGAGTCTCTGTACCGCAAGTACCGCCCGCAGACCTTCGACGACGTCGTGGGTCAAAAGACCGTGGTGTCCACCCTCGAGCGGGGTGTCCAGAGCGGCGGCCTCGGCCACGCGTACCTCTTCTGTGGTCCCCGCGGCACCGGCAAGACCACCCTGGCGCGCATCCTCGCCAAGGCTGTGGCCTGCGACCAGGGGGCTGGCCACCTGCCCGACGGTACGTGCGACCAGTGCGTGGCCATCGCCGAGGGTCGCCACCCCGACGTCCACGAGCTCGACGCCGCCTCCCGCACGGGCGTGGACGCCATCCGCGAGGAGATCGTCAACCGCGTGGACTTTGCCCCCACGGTGGCGCGTCAGAAGGTCTATATCGTGGACGAGGTCCACATGCTCACCACGGCGGCCTTCAACGCGCTGCTCAAGACCCTCGAGGAGCCCCCGGCCCACGTGGTCTTCGTGCTCTGCACCACCGACCCGCAGAAGATCCCGGCCACCATCCTGTCGCGCGTGCAGCGCTTCGACTTCCGCTCCATCGACGACGCCGACATCCGCGAGCGCCTGGAGTACGTCTGCCGCGAGGAGGGCTTCTCGGCCGAGCCGGAGGCCATCGACATCGTGGCGCGCCACGCCCGCGGCGGCATGCGCGACGCCCTCTCCACGCTCGAGCAGCTCTCCGTGTTCGGCGACGGGTCGATCACCGCGGCCGACGCCCGCGACCTCTTGGGCGTGGCCGACTTCGCCGCCCTCGACGCCGCCGTGGCGGCCCTGGCCTCCCGCGACGCCGCGGCCCTGCTCGGCCTGGTGGCCGAGCAGACGTCTGCAGGCAACGACCTCCTCCGCTTCTGCGACGGTCTCGTGGGGCGCCTGCGCGACCTCTACGTGGCCGCCGTCGCCGGTCCGGTGGAGTCGCTCCTGGGCGGCACCGAGGGGGAGCGTGCCGCCCTGGTGGCCCAGGCGCGGACCCTGGGGCCCGCCGAGAGGATCTCGCGCTGCCTGGACTGCCTGGGCTCCACGGCGCTCTCCATGCGCACGGCCCGCAGCCCGCGCCTCACCCTGGAGGTGGCGGTCTCGCGCCTCGTGCGGCCGGAGACCGACATGACGGTGGAGGCCCTGGCCGAGCGCGTGGCCGTGCTCGAGCGCGCGCTGGCCGGCGGAGCCGGTGCGGCGCCGGCCCTCAGGGCGGGGGATGGGCGGTCCCAGGCGCCGGCGGCTGCCGAGAGGAACGCGGCGCCGCAACGGGCGGCCGCGCCCCAGATTGCGCCCGCCGCCGAGCGGGAGGCCCGGCCGGCCTCGGCCACCGCTGCCGCCCGGCTTGCCGCCGCCGTCCCGCCGCGGCAGCCGCAGGCCCAGGCCCCGCAGCCCGCGGCCCAGGCGGCGGCCAAGCCCGCATTGGCCTCCGCGCCAACGCCGGCGCCCAAGCCCACCCCGCAGCCGACGCCGGCGCCACCCGCTTCCGCGCCGACGCCAGCGCCGGCGCCCAAGCCCGCGACCCAGGCGGCCCCCGCGCCGTCGGCGACGCCGACCCCCGGCGACCCGCGCCTCGGCGCGGCCTGGGACACCGCACTCTCCTTGCTCCGCCAGACGAGCGCCCCCACGCACGCCCTCCTCATGAACGCCCGCCCCCTGAGCGACGACGGCCACACGCTGGTCATCGAGTCGCCCCAGGCCGGCTTCGTCCAGGGCCTCCTCGGCCGCCCCGACGTCTCGCAGGCCGTCTCCCAGGCCCTCTCGCAGACCATGGGCCAGCGCACCGTCGAGGTCCGTGCCGCCGGTGCGCCCGTCGGACCGGCGCAGGGGTCTCCCGCCACGGCGGCTCCCGCCCCTGCCTCCCGTCCCGCCCCACAGCCCTCGTCCCGCCCGACGTCCCCCCAGGTCGCACCGGCCCCCCAGGCGTCGGCCCCCGCCCGCCCGGCCACGCCCCAGTCCGCACCGCAGGCGCCCTCCTCGGCGTCGGCCCCCGGTGCGGCCGTGCCACCGTGGGAGGAGGCCTCTGCGGCCACGGCGACCGCTCCGGCGCCCCCCGAGTCCGACGACGACCGGGTCCCCCTCGAGGCCTACGGCATGGCCCCGACCGCCGGCGCCACCGAGCAGCCCGCCGGACCGGCCGGGCAACCCGCCCCGGCGTCGGCCCCCATGCCCGCGCCCAAGCCTGCGGCGGCCGCGGCCGTCCAGCAGCCGGCCCCTGCCCCCAGGCCCCCCGCGTCCTCCCCGCAGCCGACGCCCCCGGGCCTCGCTGACCCCTTCGTCGAGGCCGCCTCGCGGGCCGCCGCCCGGCCCCAAGCCGTGGACCCCTCCACGCTGCCGCCCGACCAGGCCTCGGCGTTCGAGCTGGCCTCCTCGGTCTTCGGCGAGGGCGTGCGGGTGCTCCCGGTTGAGGGCGACGGCCCCTTCGGCGCCTGA